Within Chelatococcus sp. HY11, the genomic segment ACCGCAGCAACGAGAGCCGCGACACCCGTTCCAATCGCCGACGGCCACAGGGAAGGCTCCGCGTCGGCGAGAAAGTAGAGAATGATGCCGCAACCAAACGCGACGGGCAGCCACAGGAAGGCGCGCCGCCGCTCGGCCTCCAGAACAAGGAGATCCCGAGCGCCACCACGCGCCCCGCCGGTGACGAGACTATGCCATCCCGGCAGCAGGCCCCAGGCGGCAAGGCGTGATGGTCTGCCGTCATCGACGACGGTAATCGCGCGGCTCTTCTGGCGGGCCATGCGGGCGGAATACCCTGAATGACGGACCGGGTCGCGGCCAGGTTGCAATGGAGTGGTTCTGAAACGCGAAACGCAAAGAACGAACAATCACGTGATCGGCAGGCGAAAGCGCGCCGGGCTTGAAAGCGCCGGACCATGAAACATATTCCCGGAGACGCCGCACCAAATCGACCGCGACCAGCTGAGCCAAAAAGCAAACCGGTGAACGACGGCCTTTCGTGGCGGAAAGAGCTTCTTACCCCGGGCTGAGCATCATGCTAAACGACGCCCGACCGTGGACGGAAGCGACCTTGAACCGTCACGGCCATCGCTTTGGCACAAGAGAGCACATATCTGAGATGACCGGAACCGTCGTTACGCGTTTCGCGCCTTCGCCAACGGGCTTCCTTCATATTGGGGGCGCCCGCACGGCCCTGTTCAACTGGCTCTATGCCCGCCGGAATGGCGGCAAGATGCTGCTGAGAATCGAGGATACCGATCGCGAACGCTCCACGGAAGCGGCCATCGCCGCCATCCTCGACGGCCTGAGTTGGCTTGGGCTCGACTGGGATGGTGATGCCATTCACCAGTTCTCCCGCGCGGCGCGGCATCGCGAGGTCGCCGAGGAGCTGCTCGCGCGCGGACGCGCCTATTATTGCTATGCGACGCCTCAAGAGCTCGAAGCCATGCGCGAGGAGGCACGGCGTGAAGGGCGGCCGTTGCGTTATGACGGGCGTTGGCGTGATCGCCCGTCCTCGGAGGCGCCGGCCGGCGTGAAGCCGGTCATCCGTCTGCGCGCACCGACCGAAGGCGAGACGGTGATCGAGGATCAGGTGCAGGGTCGCGTCACGTGGCAGAACAAGGATCTGGACGATCTCGTTCTGCTGCGCTCCGACGGCACGCCGACCTACATGCTCGCGGTCATCGTGGATGATCATGACATGGGCGTCACCCACATTATCCGCGGTGACGACCATCTCACCAACGCCGCGCGGCAGAAGCAGATTTATGAGGCGCTCGGCTGGGACGTGCCCATCATGGCGCATATCCCCCTGATTCATGGTCCGGACGGCGCCAAGCTCTCGAAGCGTCACGGTGCTCTCGGCATCGACGCCTATCGCTCGATGGGCTATCTCCCGACGGCGTTGCGCAACTATCTTGTGCGCCTCGGCTGGAGCCATGGCGATCAGGAGATCTTTTCGACCGAGGAGATGATCGCGGCCTTTGATCTCGGCTCCATCGGGCGCTCTCCGGCCCGCTTCGACTTTGCGAAGCTGGAGAATCTCAACGGCCATTACATGCGCAGTGCCGACGACGAGATGCTGGTCCGGGCGCTGGAAGATATTCTGCCTGAACTCGGTCCGGCGCGTGGCCTCGGGCCAACCTTGCCGCCCAGTCTGCGTGAAAAGCTGCTCGCCGCGATGCCCGGCCTCAAGGAGCGTGCCAAGACTCTGGTCGAACTTCTTGACAGCGCTTCATTCCTCTACGCATCACGCCCCCTGGCCTGCGATGACAAGGCGACAGCCCTTCTCAACGCGGACGGCCGGGATCGGCTTGCTCTGGTGCTCCCTGCCCTTGAAGGGATCAATGACTGGAGCAACGAGACGACCGAGGCCGCAGTGAGAGCTACCGCGACCGAAGCCGGGTTGAAACTTGGCCAGCTAGCGCAACCGTTGCGTGCAGCCCTCACCGGCCGCGGCACCTCTCCCGGCCTGTTCGATGTCATGACAGTACTCGGACGTGATGAAAGTTTAGGCCGTATCCGCGATCAGCTGCCCTGAGCCATTCCGGCCGCTTGAACGATGGTCGTGGATGGGCTAGAGCATGTTCGGGGCGGGCTGGGATCTCGATGGATACTGGCATCAAGCCATTGATTCCGCGCGATTTCTTATCGCGCAGAGTCAATTGCAGATCCAAAATGGGCCGGCGACTCACCAAGGTGAGGCATGAACGGCTCGACTTTCATTGCCGTTGAGCTTTTTTGATTTTCATGGGCAAGGGCATGAGATTGAACGTGATCGTCGCATGACACGACCTTTCCTGCGCTAACTTTTTGGAATCAAACCCATTCCTGAGTTTGGGCAATTTCCTCAAGCTCATGCATGCGGTCTGGCTGTGACGGCTTCGCTGCGTTTGAGCAGAAGGATATATCCATGAGCGACAAGGCAATCACCTTGACTGTTGACGGAAAGGGCATCGACCTTCCGGTGAAGGATGGTACGATAGGCCCGAGCGTCGCCGATATCGGTGCCTTGTACAAGCATAGCGGGATGTTCACCTACGATCCGGGCTTCTCGTCTACGGCGAGTTGCGAATCCGCCATCACCTATATCGATGGCGACGAGGGGATTCTCCTCTACCGTGGCTTCCCGATCGAGCAGCTCGCCGAGCACGGCGACTTCCTGGAGACCTGTTATCTCCTGCTCTATGGGGAACTGCCGACGGCGAGCCAAAAGGCGGAATTCGACTATGTGGTGACCCGCCACACCATGGTTCACGATCAGATGAACCGCTTCTTCCAGGGCTTTCGCCGCGATGCGCATCCGATGGCCGTGATGGTGGCGTCTGTCGGTGCTCTTTCGGCCTTCTACCACGACTCGACCGATATCTCCGATCCGCAGCAGCGCATGATCGCGTCCATGCGGATGATCGCCAAGATGCCGACACTGGCCGCCATGGCCTATAAATACTCGGTCGGTCAGCCGTTCGTGTACCCGAAGAACGATCTCGATTACACGTCCAACTTCCTGCGCATGTGCTTCGGCGTGCCTTGCGAGGAATATGTGGTCAATCCGGTCCTGGCGCGCGCGCTTGACCGCATCTTCATCCTGCATGCCGACCATGAGCAGAACGCCTCGACTTCGACCGTTCGCCTCGCCGGCTCGTCGGGGGCCAATCCCTTCGCCTGCATCGCCGCCGGCATCGCTTGCCTGTGGGGGCCCGCCCATGGCGGCGCGAACGAAGCCGCCCTCAAGATGCTGGCCGAGATCGGCACGCCCGATCGCATCCCGCAGTTCATCGCCAAGGCCAAGGACAAGAACGATCCGTTCCGTCTCATGGGCTTCGGCCACCGCGTCTACAAGAACTACGATCCGCGCGCCAAGATCATGCAGCGCACGACGCACGAGGTGCTCAACGAGCTCGGGATCAAGGACGATCCGCTGCTCGACGTCGCGCTCGAACTGGAGCGCATCGCGCTGCATGACGAATACTTCATCGAGAAGAAGCTCTATCCCAACATCGATTTCTACTCGGGCATCACGCTGAAGGCGCTCGGCTTCCCGGTGTCGATGTTCACGGTGCTCTTCGCGCTGGCCCGCACCGTTGGCTGGATCGCCCAGTGGAAGGAAATGATCGAGGATCCGTCCCAGAAGATCGGCCGTCCGCGCCAGCTCTATATCGGCGCGCCCCAGCGCGACTACATGCCGATGGCGCAGCGTTCCTGAGTTTGGAACGCATTGACGACATGAAAAAGGGGCATTCAGGCCCCTTTTTTGTTGCTCGGCTCAGACACCGATCAAACTGGCAGTCGGCGCACGCGCAACTCATCGGTGATGACTTCGGCAGCCCTGTCGCTCGGTCGAGACGCGCCGATGCTCATGGCTGCTTCCACGCGATCGAACGCAGCGAGCTGGGCCGCGCGTTCCGGAGACGCCGACATCAGAGGCAGAAGCGCCCCCGCGAGGTTATCGACAGTGCAGTTCCATTGCAGGAATTCGGGCACGGCGGGCTCATCGAGAATGATATTGGGCAGGCTTGCGTGCTCGACGATGATGAAATGGCGCACTTGCACCTCAAGCCGCGAGACCTTGTAGGCTACAACTGTCGGGATACGTGCCAGGGCGAGTTCGAGCGTGACTGTTCCGGATGCGGCAAGTGCGGCAGTCGCGGAGCGGAACGCCGCATATTTGGCTTCCTCGCCACTGACGACCGTGGGTCTGATAGGCCAGGACGCGAGCCCCTGCTCGATCAGCGGCGCGACATGAGGCACCGCCGGCAGCACCCACTGCACATGGCCGCTGAGCCTCGCCGAAACGGCAGCCACCGTTTCGCCCAGGACGGGCATCAGGCGCGTAACCTCGGAGCGTCGGCTGCCCGGCAGAACGAGCACGGTCGGCGGCCGATCATTATAGGGCGGCTCGCTCCGCTCACCAGGCCCCGGACGCAGCGCGTCGAGACGCTCGATCAAGGGATGGCCGACGTAGGTGCAGGGCGGACCGCCGAGGCGGGCATGCGCGGCCGGCTCGAAAGGCAGCAGCGCCAGTACATGATCGACATAGGAGCGCATCTTGCGCGCCCTCCCGGGCCGCCACGCCCAGACGGTGGGACTGACATAATCCACCACCGGCAGATCGGGCAGGGCCGCCTTGACTCGCCGCGCGACACGGTGCGTGAAATCCGGGCTGTCAATGATGACGACCATATCAGGCCGTTGAGCGATAATGGCGTCCGCGGTCGTCTTGATGCGGTTGATCAAGGTCGGCAGCCGGGCAATGACCGCGGCGAAGCCCATGACCGCTATATCCGACATGGGGAAGAGGCTCTTCAGTCCCTCAGCCTCCATGGCCCGCCCACCGACACCTGTGAACGTGACGCCATCGGGCGCAAGACGCCGGCTGAGCGCCTGCATCAGCCTGGCCCCCAGCTGATCTCCGGATTCCTCTCCAGCGACCACGAATATCCGCGCGGGCATGCCTTCTCCTCGATCGTCGCACGCGTGCTTTTGCCGCCGACCACCGCCCTTGCGCGGCGGATGCTCACTTGGAATCGAGCGCGCCGGTCTATCTATTTGAACGGGCGCCGGATTTGTCCGAAATCCGCATCCGCTTATCGGCTCGATACTCTAGGCGGCTCCGTGCGGGAATCGACCCCGAGCAGGAACAGTCCGCGCCGATCCGCTTCCTGGACCGTGCGTTCAATCTCGACGATCAACGTCGTTTTCGCCCCAACCGCAATGCCTTGAAGGCCGGCTGCAGCCGCTCTTACCACGGTACGCGGACCGATGGTGGGAAGATCGACGCGAAGATCCTGGTCGCGCTTCGCTGTCTTCACCAATACCCCGCCATGGGTGGCGCGCAAGCGGGCTCCTCTGCGCAGCTTTTGCACACGCCGCAGCATGGCATCGGTGCCCTCAGGGCCTTCGATGGCGGCGACCCAATGCGCACAGATGACCGAGGCTTGGCCGACGTCGAAGGGAGAGAGGGAATCGAGCACGGCGAGGCCACGCGCAATGCTGGACCAGCTGTCGGAATCCGGCGCGACAGCGCCGAGTTGGCCTTGCGGAGCGAGCAGCTCCGGCGCGAGCTGATCAATGCCCGCAACTGCAAAGCCCTCTTCCTCGATGAGGCGCACGACGCCGCCCAAGAGACCATCGTCGCCAGACCCGAGGATGGCAGCAATTTCCTCACGATTGCGATAGGCGGACAGCGCACCCATGAAAGCAATCGGCTTCGGCCGCGTGACGGTGCCGATCAGGACAACTTCCGCCGGCTTCCAGGCCTTGAGTGCCGCAAGCGTCCGCTTGTAGTCGATGAGGTCAACAATCAGGTCGGCGCGCCGGGCAAGTGCCCGCTCCGCGAAGCCACGAAAAGCCAAGATCCTGACCGCCCTGCCCCGGCGTTCGAGGGCAGCCGCTAGCAAATCCGGTAACGCACCACCCCCGGCGAGAAGAACCACCGGTGCTCCGGCATCGTCGGCCTTGAGATCGGTCGGCGCCGGAGTTTCGCTCACGCCTCTCGCGGCGTGCATATAGCCCGCTTCCCGCCGACGCGGATGAAGTCCAGCACCTCCTGGACGACCGCGAGCTTGTCGAACTCCGCGGCGACATCCTCGACACGCTCCATCAGCGTGCCCTCCGCCGCGAAGAGAAGACGATAGGCGCGCCGGAGGCTATGAATATCCTCCCGCGAGAAGCCGCGACGCTGCAGTCCTACAATATTGAGGCCTGCGAGGTGAGCACGGTTGCCGAGCGCCATCCCATAAGGGATCACGTCATTCTCCACGCCGGACAGGCCGCCGACGAAGGCATGGGAGCCAACACGGGCAAACTGGATGATCGCCGCGCCACCGCCGACGATCACATAATCCCCGAGCGTCACATGCCCGGCGAGCATCACGTTGTTGGAGAGAACGACATGATCACCGACATGGCAGTCATGGCCGATATGAGAATTGGCGAGCAGCGCACAGTGGTTGCCGACGACGGTCTCGAGCCCGCCGCCCTCCGTGCCCGGATTGATGGTGACGCCCTCGCGGATCAGGCAGTCGCTGCCGATGGTCAGGCTCGACGCCTCGCCGCGAAATTTCAGATCCTGCGGCTGGTGGCCGATGGACGCGAACGGGAAGATGCGGGTTCTGGGACCAATCGTCGTGCGTCCGGCAACAACCGCATGGCTGACAAGCTCGCAGCCATCGCCAAGCACGGCCTCTGGACCCACCATGCAGAACGGACCAATCCGCACGCCCTCGCCAAGAGACGCGCCGCTCTCCACAATGGCGGTTGGATGAATATCGCCCATCACGTCACTCAACGACCAGCATGGCGCTGACTTCCGCCTCGCAGACGAGGACGCCGTCGACCTTCGCCTCGCCGCGGAACCACCACATGTTGCGGCGATTGTTGATTTTCTTCATGTGATACTCAACCGTGTCGCCCGGGCCGACAGGCCTACGGAACTTGGCCTTGTCGATGGTCATGAAGTAGACTTCCTTCGGCCGCGACTTCTGGGCAAGCTTGGACGCCACGCACAGGGCGCCGGCGGTCTGAGCCATTCCTTCGATCATGAAGACGCCGGGAAACATTGGCCGCGTGGGAAAATGCCCCGCGAACTGCGGCTCGTTATACGTGACGTTCTTGATGCCGATGCATGACTCATCACCCTTCATCTCGATGATCTTATCAACGAGAAGAAAGGGATAGCGATGCGGCAGATAGCTCAGAATCTGCAGGATATCCGCGGTTTCGAGCTTGTCCGGCCCATCGTTCATGAAAATCTTCTCCTCATCGGCGCCGGCAATTCAGACGCCATCGCCACCCCTGTCGCGCGGATCGCGATTGGACGCAAGCTTTTCGACGGACTTGATCTCCCGGAACCAGTCCCTCAACGGCTTGGCAGGAGTACCGCCCCAGCGAGATCCCGGCGGGACATCGCTTGCCACGTTGCTGGAGGCCGCGATCTGGGCGCCTGTGCCGATCGTGACATGGCCTATGACGCCAACTTGCCCCCCGAGCGCCACGAAGTCCTCGATCGTCGTGCTGCCGGAAATGCCGACCTGCGAGACGATGACGCAATGACGTCCGATAACCACGTTGTGGCCTATCTGGACGAGGTTGTCGATCTTGGTCCCCTCACCGATCACCGTGTCACGGCTGGCGCCACGGTCGATGGTGGTATTGGCGCCGATCTCGACATCATCCTGGATGATGACGCGCCCGATCTGGGGCACCTTCAGATGTCCCCTCGCCCCCATGGCGAAGCCGAACCCATCCTGCCCGATACGCACACCGCCGTGCAGGATCACCCGGTTGCCAATGAGCGCGTTGAGCACAGAGACGTTGGCGCCAATGCTCACATCGCGCCCGATCCGGCATTGCGGGCCGATCACGGCGTTGGCGCCGATGACACTGCCACTGCCGATCTCGACGTCCGGCCCGATAACCGCGCCCGGATCGACGATCACTCCCGGCTCCAGATGCGCGCCGGGATGCACGAAAGCCCCCGGTGAGATCCCCACCGCTGCGAAGGTCGACTGGGGACGCACGGCCGAGGGATAGAGGTTGGCCATCACCTGCGCGAAAACACGATAGGGATCCGGCGTCACGAGGGCGACGGTCGTCGCGGGAACCTTCGCGGCAAAACGCTTCGAGACGAAGCACGCAGCCGCATGGGTGGCCGTCAGCGCGTCGACATAGCGTGGATTGTCCATATAGGCGACGTCAGTCGGACCGGCCCATTCAAGCGACGCAGCGCCTGATATCCGCAAATCCGTTTCTATGCCTTCCGGCAGCGTGACGCCGACAGATGCAGCGAGTTCAGCCAAGGTCGGCTGCGCGATACGCGGAAAGAACACCGGATCTGTCATGAAACAGCGATATCTCGAATCGCGAAGGCGGCCTCATTTCTGAAGCCGCCTGTCGCCCTGTCCACAGGTTTAGAAGCTCGTGCCGCCGGAGAAGCGGAACTGCTGGGTCTGGTCGCCAGTCGCCTTCGACAGCACCCAGGCATAGTCGAAGCGCAGCGGGCCGAGTGGCGACTGCCACAGCAAGCTGGCGCCGACCGACGAGCGGATCGTCTTCTTGTCGAGCACGTTCACGCAAGTCGGCTGCGCTGTGTAGCTCGTGTAGGGCGTGCCTGGCGCGGGGCAATATTCCGGAACGCCATAGGGAGCGAAGTTGGTCGCGCCATCATAGCCGAACAGGGTACCCGCATCCGCGAAGACGGCGCCGCGCAGGCCGAGATCACGCGGCAAGCCCCAGATCGGGAACTGCACTTCGAGCGACCCACCGAAATAGGTCGTGCCGCCCAGCGCGTTGGCCGACGAGTCACCATTCATGTCACGCGGGCCGATACCGGAGGGCGCAAAACCACGAACCAGCGACGGGCCGAGGAAGAAGTTGTCGACGATGCGCAGGTCCTTGTCGCCAAACGCACGGACGTGACCACCCTGCACGCGGACCAAGCCGACGACGTCGTCGAACAGCTCGCGATAGTAACGCGCTTCCGCGGTGGCACGGATGAACTTGGAGTCGCCACCGAGACCCGCGACGTCAGGTTTGAACTCGACGTAGAGACCCGAGTGCGGGTTCCGGATATTGTCGAGCGTGTTGTAGGTGAAAGTCGCGCCAACCAGCGAGGTGATCGTCTTGCCGGCAGCTTCCTTGATCGCGACCGACGCCTCACCGTTGTAGATACAATCCGGATAAGGGCCGGTGAAGCCGTAGATCGGATACCAGCAGTCGTTGAACGGATCATCGTAGCTGTTCGGAACCTTGAGGTTCGACTGATACAGCGAGTAACGGAGCGTAACGGTCGTATCCTCGGTGATCGGCAGACCCAAACGAAGCTGACCGCCCGTCACGCGATTGGTGTAGCGCGAGTAGTTGGTGTTGTCCGTATATTTCGAGAACAGGTCGAAGCCGGCGGCCATACGCTGGCCGAGGAAGTAAGGCTCGGTGAACGAGAAGTCGACACCTTGCGCGCGTTGGCCCCAGGAGCCCGCGAGACGGACATACTGGCCGCGACCCAGGAAGTTCGATTCCGATACCGCGACTTCACCGATCAGACCGTCCGAGGTCGAGTAGCCACCCGACACGGAGAACTGGCCGGTCGCCTGATCCTCGACATCCACATTCACGATGACACGGTCAGGGCTTGAGCCCGGCTCGTTGGTGATGCGGACCGACTTGAAGTAGCCGAGATTGTTGAGACGGCGCAGAGCGCGATCAATCAACACCTTGTTGAAGGCGTCACCCTCGCCGATATCGAACTCGCGGCGCACAACGTAGTCGCGGGTACGCGAGTTGCCGCGGATATTGATCCGCTCGATATAAACGCGCGGGCCTTCCTCGACGACATAGTCGATGCCGATGGTATGCGAGTCGGGATCACGCACGCCCGCAGGACGGACCTGCGTAAAGGCATAGCCGCGACGGCCGAGCTCGGTCGTCAGCCGGTCGAGGGACTTTTCAACCGCCTCGGCGTTGTAGGTATCGCCCGCCGAAGTGGTGACGATGCCCTGCAGCTGCTCGGAGGACACGTCCGGAATCTGGGATTCGACACGAACGCCGCTGACCTTGTAGGGCTGGCCCTCTTCCACGGTGATGGTGACGATATAGCCACCCTTCGCCTCATCGAACTGGACGTCGGTCGAGACAATGCGGAAGTCGGCATAGCCGTTTTTGAGGTAGTAACGGCGGATCAGCTCCTCGTCCGAGGCGATCCTGTCGGGATCATAAACGTCGGAGGTCTTGAGAAACGACAGGAAGTTCATCTCCGTCGTCGTCATCAGGTTCCGCAGTCGCGATCCCGAATAGGCGTTATTGCCGACGAAGTTGATTTCCTTGACGCCCGTCTTGTCACCCTCGTCGATCGTGAAGACGACGTCAATGCGGCCATTGGGAAGATCGACCGTCCGCGCGGTGACCGAGGCAAGGCCGCGGCCGGACTGCTTGTAGATCTCGCGGATCCGGGCGATGTCAGCATCGACGGTCGCCTGGCTATAGGGCTGGCGCGCCTTCGTCTGCACCTCGGAGCCGAGGATATCCTTGTTGAGCTTCCTGTTGCCCTCGAACGCGACCCGATTGATGAGGTCGTTTTCGGAAACGGTCACGACGACGTCACTACCGCGACGCGAGACGCTCACGTTGGTGAACATCCCGGTCGCCATCAACTCGCGACGGATTTCAGCCGGCGAATTGGACGGGCTCGTGATGTAAGACCGAACTGTGTCAGCCTCGACCCTGCGATTGCCCTGAACGACAATCGCTTGAGCCAAAGCGCCTCCGGCAAAGACTGCCGTCAACGGAAGTGCCACCAGTCCAGAACGAAGCCCTTTTACCAAGTGCCGGCCTCTTTTGGTCGTCAGCGTCATCAGATGCCGCCTCATTGTTCTTTTCTCTGCCGGAAAACCGGCCATATCAATCCCATAGGCGAATAACGCTTCTACAGAGTTTACTCGTCCATGCAAACGTACAAACACCGTTAACAAACTTTTCCCCGGGGACCGTGACCTCAGGGTCACGTGCCCCTTTGACTGAGCGCGAGCCCAAGATGCGTAAGGTCATTCCACGTTACAAACAACATTAGCATGACAACGATGGCGAGACCGATCCTGAAACCTATCTCCTGCGCCGCCTCGCTCAAGGGCCGGCCGCGCAAGGCCTCGATGGCGTAGAAAAGTAAATGGCCACCATCCAGCATCGGGATGGGGACAAGATTGATGAGGCCGATCGAGACGGAAAGAATCGCGGCGAGATTGATGAGCGAGAAGATCCCGCCCATCGACGCGACCTTGCCGGAGACTTCCGCGATGCGGATAGGTCCCGACAGCTGATCAGTCGACTCGCGACCCGTGACGAGCTTGGCGACATAGTCATAGGTACGCGTGACGATGAACCAGGTCTCGCTGACACCGACGCCGACAGCCTCAATCAGGCCAAAGCGCTGGACGTGCCAGTTGGCAGGATCGTTCGACGCGGCCTGCAGCCCCAGCATGCCAAGACGCTGCTTGCCAAACGGCGTGGTGATCTCCCGGAGATCCGGGGTCGCCGTCAACCGTGTCTGACTGCCCGCCCGATCAACGAGGAAAGTGAGCTCCTCCTCCGCGCGGCCGCTGACAATCCGTTGCATGTCGTTGAACGACGTGATGGGCCGCCCATCAATGGAGAGAACGATGTCGCCGGCCTGAAAACCTGCGCGGGCGGCCGCGCTGTTCTCCTGAACAGCGGCCACCTTCGGCACAAGGACCTGACGACCGTTGAAATAGGCCGCGCCGCCGAAAATGGCGATCGCCAACAGGAAATTGGCGATCGGGCCAGCCGCGACGATGGCCGCCCTGCGGCCCACGGACTTATGGAAAAAACTGACCCGCCGCTCTTCCGGCGTCAGATTGTCGAGAACGTCCCTATCCGGCATGCTGGCCGCATTGGCGTCGCCCGCGAATTTCACATAGCCGCCCAAGGGAATGGCGGACAATTTCCAGCGCGTTCCGCGCCTGTCGGTCCAGCCGATCAGTTCCTTGCCAAAACCGATCGAGAAAGCCTGCACGCCGACACCGCACCAGCGCCCGACCAGGAAATGTCCCAGCTCATGGATGAACACCACGATAGTGAGAACGAACAGGAACGGCACGACATAGCCCACCAAAGATGTGGCCGTCGCGCCCATGGCGCCTAGAAATTCCATGAAGCAAGGTCTCTGATCATCAGGATGTCCACCAATGCGACATAGCCGCCATCCATAGTCTTGTCGGGCTCGCAGTCAAGCGCTAACGCCATCTACATCATAAAAACATCTGTAATATCAGTCTGTTCATGAATATTACTTATATTTGAACTTAGCGCGTTTGGA encodes:
- the rseP gene encoding RIP metalloprotease RseP, with translation MEFLGAMGATATSLVGYVVPFLFVLTIVVFIHELGHFLVGRWCGVGVQAFSIGFGKELIGWTDRRGTRWKLSAIPLGGYVKFAGDANAASMPDRDVLDNLTPEERRVSFFHKSVGRRAAIVAAGPIANFLLAIAIFGGAAYFNGRQVLVPKVAAVQENSAAARAGFQAGDIVLSIDGRPITSFNDMQRIVSGRAEEELTFLVDRAGSQTRLTATPDLREITTPFGKQRLGMLGLQAASNDPANWHVQRFGLIEAVGVGVSETWFIVTRTYDYVAKLVTGRESTDQLSGPIRIAEVSGKVASMGGIFSLINLAAILSVSIGLINLVPIPMLDGGHLLFYAIEALRGRPLSEAAQEIGFRIGLAIVVMLMLFVTWNDLTHLGLALSQRGT
- the bamA gene encoding outer membrane protein assembly factor BamA, with product MTLTTKRGRHLVKGLRSGLVALPLTAVFAGGALAQAIVVQGNRRVEADTVRSYITSPSNSPAEIRRELMATGMFTNVSVSRRGSDVVVTVSENDLINRVAFEGNRKLNKDILGSEVQTKARQPYSQATVDADIARIREIYKQSGRGLASVTARTVDLPNGRIDVVFTIDEGDKTGVKEINFVGNNAYSGSRLRNLMTTTEMNFLSFLKTSDVYDPDRIASDEELIRRYYLKNGYADFRIVSTDVQFDEAKGGYIVTITVEEGQPYKVSGVRVESQIPDVSSEQLQGIVTTSAGDTYNAEAVEKSLDRLTTELGRRGYAFTQVRPAGVRDPDSHTIGIDYVVEEGPRVYIERINIRGNSRTRDYVVRREFDIGEGDAFNKVLIDRALRRLNNLGYFKSVRITNEPGSSPDRVIVNVDVEDQATGQFSVSGGYSTSDGLIGEVAVSESNFLGRGQYVRLAGSWGQRAQGVDFSFTEPYFLGQRMAAGFDLFSKYTDNTNYSRYTNRVTGGQLRLGLPITEDTTVTLRYSLYQSNLKVPNSYDDPFNDCWYPIYGFTGPYPDCIYNGEASVAIKEAAGKTITSLVGATFTYNTLDNIRNPHSGLYVEFKPDVAGLGGDSKFIRATAEARYYRELFDDVVGLVRVQGGHVRAFGDKDLRIVDNFFLGPSLVRGFAPSGIGPRDMNGDSSANALGGTTYFGGSLEVQFPIWGLPRDLGLRGAVFADAGTLFGYDGATNFAPYGVPEYCPAPGTPYTSYTAQPTCVNVLDKKTIRSSVGASLLWQSPLGPLRFDYAWVLSKATGDQTQQFRFSGGTSF